Within the Planctomycetota bacterium genome, the region GGACGGATATCTGGCGGGACGGTGGGCGGGGCTTCTGCCGGCGGCGGGAGGCTCGGCGCTCTGCTTCGCGGCCTCCTGCGCGCTGGTCCGCTGCGTGGTTCCGCGACGGGAAGGGGGGCCGCGATGCGGATAGGGGACTTCCTGAGGTCGGGACACAAGCCGACGCTTCTTCTGGCCTTCCTCTACTTCGACGTGAGCTTCATGGTGTGGGTTCTCGTGGGGGCGCTCGGGATCTTCATCGCCGAGGAGTTCGGGCTGACGCCGGCTCAGAAGGGGCTGATGGCCGCGGTGCCGATCCTGGGCGGGGCGCTTCTTCGCGTGCCGATGGGGATTCTGGTGGATCGAGTCGGGCCGCGGCGGGCGGGGATTCTCGGTCAGATCGCGGTGCTGGCGCCTTTGGCCTGGGGGTGGCTCGGGGCCGCGCGTTGGGGCGAGGTGCTGGCCCTGGGCCTGCTCCTGGGGGTGGCGGGAAGCAGCTTCGCGGTGGCGCTGCCTCTGGCGGGGCGCTGGTATCCGCCCCGTCATCAGGGGCTGGCGATGGGGATCGCCGGGGCGGGCAACAGCGGGACGGTGGTGGCCGCGCTTCTGGCGCCGCGGCTGGCGGAGTCGTGGGGCTGGCGGGCGGTGTTCGGCGGTGCGCTTCTGCCGGCGCTCGTCGTGCTGGGGCTTTTCGTTCTTTGGGCGCGCGAAGCGCCGGGCCGTCCGGCCCCCCGGCCGCTCCGGGCGTATGTCGATCTCTGGAGAAAGCGCGACACGCTCGGGTTTTCGCTCCTTTACGCGGTCACGTTCGGGGGCTTCGTGGGACTGGCGAGTTTCCTGGCGGTGTTCTTTCATGATCAATACGCAATGGGGCGGATTGCGGCGGGAAATCTCGCCGCCTTGTGCGTCTTTGCGGGAAGCTTCATGAGGCCGGTGGGAGGATTCCTGGCGGACCGGTGGGGCGGGTTGCGGGTTCTGGTCCTGGTTCTGACGGGGGCGTCGCTGGGGTTGGGGGCGGCGGGGCTGGGTCCGCCCGCGGCGGGGGCGGCGGCGCTGCTGGTGGGCGCGCTCGCCTGTCTGGGGCTCGGAAACGGCGCGGTTTTTCAGCTCGTTCCGCAGCGTTTTCGGGAGGATCTCGGCGCCGCCACGGGCATGATCGGCGCGGCGGGCGGCCTGGGAGGCTTTCTGGTGCCGAACGTGCTGGGGCTGTGCCGGGAACTGACGGGAGCTTACGCGGCGGGGTTTTTTGTCCTGAGCCTGGCGGGGGCTTACGGAGTGGCCCTCCTGGGGTGGCAGCGGGAGCGGTGGGGGCGTTCGAAGGTCGAGCCGGGCGTACATCCGCCGGAGCCGTCCGCGCTTCGGCCCGCGGAGGCGGGTTCGCGTGGTTGATCGGGAGCTGGAGGCGTTCCTGGAGGAGTTCGATTCGTGCGCCACGGCGCCCACGCGGCGGCTGATGGGGGCGTACGTGCGCGGACAGCTGGCGCCGCTGGAGCGCAAGACGGTGCGGTCGCTGGCGCGCGCGGCGGGCGTGGCGGCGCGGACGCTCCAGGAGTTTCTGTCGCTGCACCGGTGGGACGAGGAGCGGGTGCGGTCGCTCGTGGCGCGAATCGGGGCGCGCCGGCACGGGGCCGCCGCCGAGGCCGCGTTTCTGCATCTTTCGGGCCGGCCCAAGAAGGGAGACCGCACGCCGGGCGTCGACCGGCAGCATTGTCCCTCCACGGGGCGCGTCGAGAACTGCTGTGTTCTCGTTCACCTGGGGCGGGTGGACGGGACGTTTCGATGTCTTCTGGAGAGCGACGTCTCTCTGTCCGAGCGTTGGGCCCAGGAGGAGCGTCGCCTCCGGGCCGGCATTCCGGAGGGGGTTGCCGGGCGCTCGAAGGGGCGCGTGGCGCTGGATCTCCTGGAGCGCGCCGAGCGGCGGGGGCTTCGGTTCGGCTGCGTTCTGGCGACGCGCGACCTGGGGCGGGAGCCGGAGTGGGTGGAGGAGGTGGCTCGCCGGGGACGGGCCTTCCTCGTCGAGGTTCCGGGGGATTTCGCAGGGCGCGCCGCGGGAAGAGAAGGGCCGGTCCGCGATCTGGCGGGCGCGGGGGATGCGCTTCTGGCTTTCGCCTTACGCGGAAATGAAGAAGATCGGCCGCTGAGACTGCTGGCGCTCCGGGAGGGCGGGTATTTTGTGACCAACCTTCCGGGTTCGCTCGAGGATCTGGCTGAACGCGCGCGGGACGTGGCGCGTCTCGAAAAGGCGTTCGCGGCGGACCGGCGCGCGGTGGGGCTGGAGGAGTTCGAGGTCCGCGGCTACCGTTCGCTGCGGCGGCACTTGGCGCTTTCGGCGGTGAGTCTTCTTTATTTGGCCTTGAGGCGCCAGGAATCGCCGATGGCCCGGCCGTTCGAGGGGCCCGTGGCGCTCTGAAGGCGCAAGTAGCGCATCATACCGAAGAGTGTCTTTTTCCATCGGATCCTACCGCCCGGTAGGACTCCTTTTCTTTCCGCGTCCGGCCGCCGTTCTCGCAACCTGATGATCTCCAAGGAGATTTATCGATTTCCGGGGCGGCCGTGGGTGTGGCACAGGGGTTGCGGTGGAGGGCGGCAGGCGACCGTGCGGGCGTTCCGCGCGGCGGCGTCCGGGGTTGCCAGGGACGCGATCGAAGGGGTGGCGCTTCTTCGAAGAAAGGGGACTGGAGTCATGCGCAGGCACGGGCGGTGGATGGCCAAGCTCGCGGTGGTGCTTCTGGTCGGGTTCGTCAGTTCGATCGCCTGGGCGGCGATTCAGGACAAACCGGCCGAGCCGACGAAGTCGGCGCCGGCCGCGGTGGACTGGGGCGCGAAGATCAAGGAGGCCCTGGGGTCCCAGAAGGTGATGGCGGACACCGTCTGGACGCTCATCGCCGGGATGCTCGTCTTCTTCATGAACCTCGGATTTGCGTGCGTGGAGACGGGCCTGTGCCGGGCGAAGAACGCGGTCAACATTCTGTCCAAGAACTTCATCGTCTTCGCGGCCAGCTCGCTGGCGTTCTGGTTCCTGGGGTGGGGACTGATGTTCGGCGACGGAAACTCGTTCGTGGGGACGAGCGGGCTTTTCTGCGTCGGGGGAGCCGACGCCAGTCCCCTGACGGGCGACGACTACAAGAACGCGGGAGGCGTCTACAGCGCCATCAGCTGGAGCGGGACTCCGCTCTGGACGAAATTCTTCTTCCAGCTCGTCTTCTGCGGCACGGCGGCCACCATCGTCTCGGGCGCCGTGGCCGAGCGCATCAAGTACGGCTCCTTCATTCTCTTCACGCTCTTCATGGGCATGGTGATCTACCCCGTGGTGGGCCACTGGATCTGGGGCGGCGGGTGGGCTTCCTCCATGGGCATGGTGGACTTCGCCGGCTCGACCCAGGTGCACTCGATCGGCGGGTGGGCCGCCTTGGCCGGAGTGCTTATGCTGGGGCCCCGCATCGGAAAATACGGGCCGGACGGAAGGGTCAACCCGATTCCGGGACACTCGATGGCGCTGGCCACGATCGGGACCTTCGTGCTCTGGTTCGGCTGGTTCGGCTTCAACCCCGGCAGCACGATGGGCGTGGATCCGGAAGCCATCGGCGAGATCGCCATGACCACGAACATGGCGGCCGCGGCGGCCACCGTGACGGCGACCCTGACGAGCTGGGTGCTGATGGGCAAGCCCGATCTCGGCATGACGCTCAACGGTTCGCTCGCGGGCCTGGTGGCGATCACGGCCCCCTGCGCGTTCGTGACGGTGGGAGCTTCGGTGCTCATCGGCGCGATCGCGGGCGTTCTCGTGGTGGTCTCGGTGATCTTCTTCGACAAGATCAAGGTGGACGATCCGGTGGGCGCGCTGTCCGTCCACCTGGCCAACGGCGTGTTCGGCACCCTCTGCGTGGGCCTTTTCGCCACCCCGGATCGGATCGGCCGGTCGGGAAATTCCGCCGCGACGGCGGGTCTTTTCTACGGCGGCGGCTTCGCCCAGCTCGGCAAGCAGCTGGCGGCGATCGGGGCGACCGCGGCGTACGTCTTGGTGGCGTCCTTCATCTTCTGGGGCATCATCAAGGCGACGGTCGGGATGCGGGTGTCGGCCGAGGAAGAGGTTCAGGGCCTGGACATCGGCGAGCACGGCCAGGAGGCCTACCCCGGCTTCCAGATGGTGCAGAAGTAGGGCAGGGAACAAGAAAGAGGAGAACGACCGTGAAAAAAGTGGAAGCCGTCATCAAGCCCTTCAAGCTCGACGAGGTCAAGGCCGCGCTGAGCCAGGTCGGCGTTCAGGGTCTCACCGTCACCGAGGTCCGGGGTTTCGGCCGCCAGAAAGGCCACAAGGAGCAGTACCGCGGGACCGAATACACGGTGGACCTCGTGCCCAAGGTCAAAATCGAGGTGGTCGTCTCGGATGCCTCGACTCCCGCCGTGGTCGAAGCCATCATCCGGTCCGCCCGCACGGGCGAGATCGGAGACGGAAAGATCTTCGTCTCGCCCCTCGAACAGGTCGTCCGCATCCGCACGGGCGAAAAGGGCGAGGCGGCGGTGTAGGAATCCCGTCTTCCGGGAGGGTCCGCCGACGGGGAGCGGACCGCGGCGGACCCCCCGGCATTCCGGCCCCCTGGAGGGAGGAGGAAACGGGCCTCCGGACGCAAGGAGGCGCCGGTTGCCCCGCGGGCCGGCCGCCGATATCATGCGGGTCCCATGGGCGAAGTCCTGGCCGCGGGCGGCCTGAAAGAGGGCTTGGCGCGGGAGCGCCTCCAGATCGAGGCGCTGCACCGCGCCGGCGCTCTCGGCGGACAGGTGTCCTCCGCCCTGACCGACCTGTACGACCGCGCCGTCGGCCGCGCGTACCGCGAGGCGGTCGAGCGCCTGCCCGCCGCCGAGCGCCCCCATGTCCTTCGGGAGCTGGCGCTCGTCGCCGTCGGCGGCTACGGGAGGGGCGACATGGCCCCTTACTCGGATGTGGACCTCCTTTTCCTCCATGTCCGCCGCCCCCGGGCTTCGGTTCTCGAGCTCGTCTCGGCGCTCGTGCGGGATCTTTGGGACGCGGGACTCAAGCTCTCCCAGAGCGTCCGCTCCCCTTCGGACGCGATCGCGTTTGCGCGGAAGGACTTTCCGCTGCGCACCTCCCTCATGGAGGCGCGGCTCGTCGTGGGAAGCGCCGCGCTCTTCGCCGAACTTCAGCGCCGCTGCCACCGTCTGATCGCCTCGTCGTCGCTGGAGCGCTTCATCGACGCCTGCCTTCAGGAGCGAGCCCAGGAGCACCGCGACACGGTGGCCAGCGTCAACCTCCTGGAGCCCAACGTCAAGAAGAGCCCCGGCGGACTGCGGGACGTGCACCTCTTGCGCTGGATCGCCCTGTCGCGGTACGGGACGCGCGATCCGGAAATGCTCCGCGTGGGCGGCGTGCTCACGGCCGAGGACGCTCAGACGCTTTCGGCGGGCGCCGAGTTTCTCTATCGTATCCGCCACGAGCTTCACTTCCACGCCCGCGGGGCCCAGGACGTCCTCACGCGCGAGGAGCAGGTCCGCATCGCCCGCTGGCTCGGGTTCGAGGATCAGGGGCCGCTCCTGGGCGTGGAACGCTTCATGCAGCAGTACTACCGGCACACGACGGCGGTCCACGACCTGGCGATGCGCTTTGCCGCCGGGGCGCGCCGGCGGGGACTGGCCCGCCGGGCGCTGGACCGTTTCCTCACCCGGCGGGTCGAGGAGCATTTTCTCCTGGGCCGCGAGACGATCGCGATCGATTCCCAGGCCCCTCCGGAGGAGCTGCGCCGGGCGGATGTTCTGCTGCGCCTTTTCGACCTGGCCCGCAAGCACGGCGTGGCCGTCGCCCACGAGACGCTGGAGCGCGTGCGCGCCGCCGCGCCGGGCTGCGAGCTGACGCCGGAGGCGCGCCGCCGGTTCCTGGAGATCATGGCGGACCCCGAGGGGCTCGGCGGCCTGGTCCGGAACCTCCACCGGGTGGGACTTCTGGGGCGCTTCATCCCCGCCTTCGAGCACGCCCGCTGCCTGATGCAGTTCAACCAGTACCACAAGTACACCGTGGACGAGCACTCCATCCGCGCCCTCGAGGCCGCCGCCGCGCGCGCCCGCGACCCGGGTCCCATCGGACAGGCCTACCGGGAAACCCGCCGCAAGGACGTTCTCCACCTGGCCGTCCTCCTGCACGACATCGGCAAGGGGCGCGAGGAGGATCACAGCGAGGTGGGACGGCGGATCGCCGAGGAACTGGGACGGGAGCTGGGGCTCGACGAGCACGACCGCGCCCAGCTCGTCTTCCTCGTCCACAAACACCTCCTCATGGCCCACACCGCCTTCCGGCGCGACGTCGCCGACGTCAAGACGATCGTCCAGTTCGTCCGGGCCGTGGGGACCCTGGAGACGCTCCGGATGCTCTACGTCCTGACGGCGGCCGACACGGAGGCCGTCGCGCCCGGAAGCTTCACGGGATGGAAGGAGTCGCTCCTGACGGAGCTCTACATGCGCGCGTCGGAGGAGCTCTCCGGTTCCGCTCCGGTGGCCGACGAACGCCAGCGCGCTGAGGCCGTGCGTTCGGCGCTTCGCGCGCGCCTGGCCGTCCGGGAGCCCCTCGAAGCCCTGGAACGCCGCCTGGCGGCCATGCCCGACGCCTATCTTCTGCGCACCGATCCGGAAACGCTGGCGGCTCACCTGCGCATTCACGCGGAGCTCGATTCCGAACGGGGCGTCCGCGTGGAATCGGTCTATCTCAAGGAGACGGGACTGACCCAGTACACCGTCTTCGCGCGGGAATCGCTCACCCCCGGAATCTTCTCGAAGATCACCGGCGTCCTGGCCGCCGAGCGCTTCCAGATCGTCGACGCCCAGATCGTGACCTGGTCGGACGGATTCGTCGTGGACGCCTTCCGAGGCGTGGACACCGATTTCCCGGGAGAACCCCCGCCCTACCGCCGGACTGAAATCGCCGGCCGGATCGAGGAAGTCCTGCTCGGGCGGCGGACGGTGGAGGCGCTCTTCGCCGCCCGGCGGGCTCCCTCGCCGCCGAACCCGCTGCGGGTCTCCTCGGGTTCCACCCAGGTCGAGATCGACAACGCCAGCTCCGACCGCTACACCATCGTCGAGGTCTTTGCGGACGACCGCCTGGGACTTCTCTACACGATCGCCCGGACCCTCTTCGAGATGGGGTTGTCCATCTCGTCGGCCAAGATTTCCACGCGGCTCGACCAGGTGGTGGACGTCTTCTACGTCACCGACCGCCAGGGGGCCAAGCTCACCGACGGCGAACGGAGCGAAGCGGTCCGGCGACGCCTCCTGGAAGTTCTGGACGCCTTCCGATAGCGCTCTCGGGTGTTAAGGATCATGGGGGCGGAGAAGGAGGGTTCATGGGACGGTTCGTCGCCTGGGGTCTCGTCCTGGCCGCGTTCGGGGGACCGTCGGGGGCTCAGGAGGAGTCCGGCGCGGGCCTCCGCGCCGGCGCGGCCGCGAGCAACATCACGCCGTTTCTGGGCGAGCCGATCGTGGGCGGCTGGGATTCGCCTCCGGCCGCGCACATTCACGACGAGCTTCACGCCCGCTGCCTGGCGCTCGACGACGGCCGCACGCGGCTTCTCTTCGTCGTCTGCGACAACGTCGGAGTGTCCCGCGAGGTCTTCGACGAAGCCCGCGGGTTGATCGAAAAGGAGACGGGCGTCCCCGGGGCGCATGTCCTTTTGTCCTCGACGCACACGCATTCGGCGACGTCCGCGCGCGGCCGCGGCCCGCTGGGAGGGGGGCCGCTTTCGGACTACGCGCGCTTCCTCGCCCGCCGGATCGCCGACGCCGCCCGCCGGGCGCTCAACCATCTGGAGCCCGCCCGGATCGCCTGGGGATCCGTGCAGGCTCCGGAGCATCTTTTCAACCGCCGCTATTTCATGAAGCCCGGCGTTGCGATTCCCAACCCGTTCGGCGGCGAGGACCGGGTGCTCATGAATCCCGGGGTGGGGAACCCGAATGTGGACCGGCCCGCCGGCCCCGTGGATCCCGAGCTGGCCTTCCTCTCCGTGCGCGCCCGCGACGGCCGGCCCCTGGCGCTTCTGGCCGTGTATTCGCTGCATTACGTGGGCGGCGTCCCCGCGGGGCACGTGTCGGCGGACTATTTCGGGGTTTTCGCCGAGCGTGTGGGCGAGCTTCTGGGAGCGTCCCGCCACGACCGCCCCTTCGTCGGGATCCTGGCCAACGGCACCAGCGGGGACGTCAACAACATCGACGTTCTCGGGAAACCCGAGCGCCTGCCTCCCTACGAAAAGATGCGCCGGGTGGCCGACGCGCTGGCCGAGAAGGTCGCCCGGGCCGAGCGGGAGCTGGTCGGGGACGACCGATGCACGCTCGGGGCCCGGATGCGGGACCTGGTGCTCAGGGTGCGCAAGCCCACGGCGGAGCAGCTCGCCCGCGCGCGGGAGGTGCTGGCCCGGCCTCCGGACGCCAAGCCGAGGCATCCGCGGGAAGCGGTCTACGCGCGCCGGGCGCTTGAACTTTCCGAGGCGCCCGAGGAGGTGTCGGTGCCCCTTCAGGCGGTGCGGGTCGGGGACGTGGGCATCGCGGCCGTTCCGTTCGAAGTGTTCACCGAGATCGGCCTGGAGCTCAAGCGCCGCATTCCGCTGCCGCGCCGGTTCACGGTCTCGCTGGCCAACGGGTCCTACGGGTACCTGCCGACGCCCGAGCAGCACGCGCTCGGAGGGTACGAGACCTGGCTGGGGACCAACCGCGTGGAGGTCGAGGCCTCCGTCAAGATCGTCGAAGGGCTCCTGCGTCTTTTCGACGAGCTCGCGGGGCCGCGTTAAGGTTGTCGGGCCCGGTCCTGAAAAGCTAGAATGTCCGGCCGGTCGTTGAGGCCGTACTTTCGTCGCGCGGGACCTCTTTCAAGGGGGATAGGGATGGGCATTCCTCGATTTCTGGGGGCGCTTGCGGTGGCGGCCGTCGGGGCGGCGGGGCCGGTCTCGGCGTGGGGTCAGGATCCGGCGTCTTTGGAGAAGAGAGTGGCCGAACTGGAGGCCAAAGCGGCCGCTCCGGTGAACTCCGGCGACAACGCCTGGATGCTGGTCTCGTGCGCGCTGGTTCTCATGATGACCGGTCCGGGACTGGCGCTCTTCTACGGGGGGCTCGTCCGCCGGAAGAACGTGCTGTCCACCATGATGCACAGCATGTTTCTGATGGGGCTGATGTCGCTGCTTTGGTTTCTCTACGGCTACAGCGTAGCGTTCGCCGACGGGAACGCCGTTTTCGGCAGCCCCGCGACCTACTTCATGATGCGGGGGGTGAGCGCTTCCGAGCCCAATGCGACCTACGCGGCGACGATCCCGCACCAGACCTTCATGCTGTTCCAGCTCATGTTCGCGATCATCACTCCGGCGCTCATCTCGGGAGCCTATGCGGAGCGGATCAAGTTCAGCGCCATGGTGCTTTTCACCCTCCTGTGGGCCACGGTGGTCTACTTTCCGCTGGCGCACATGGTGTGGGGCAACGGGGGGCTTTTCAACTGGGCGCTCGGCGGAAAGATCCCGGCGCTGGATTTCGCCGGAGGCACGGTGGTCCACATCAGCTCGGGCGTTTCGGCCCTCGTGTGCGCGGTCGTCGTGGGCCGGCGCCTGGGGTATCCGGGGCAGCCCATGCCGCCGCACAATGTGGTCTACAGCATGGTCGGCGCGGCGCTGCTCTGGGTGGGCTGGTTCGGCTTCAACGCCGGCAGCGCGCTCTCGGCGGGTTCGGGGGCCACGTCGGCCTTTGCGGCCACCCATTTCGCCGCGGCCGCGGCGGCGGTCAGCTGGGCGGGGGCCGAATGGGTTTTGCGGGGCAAGCCCAGCGCCCTGGGCGCCGCCTCGGGCATGGTGGCGGGTCTGGTGGCGGTGACCCCCGCGGCCGGTTTCGTCACCATCCCGGCCGCCGTGGCGATCGGCCTGGTCGCCGGGGTCGTCTGCTATCTGGCGGCCGCCAAGCTCAAGTACGTCCTCGGCTACGACGATTCGCTGGACGCTTTCGGCGTGCACGGGGTCGGCGGCACCCTCGGGGCGATCCTGACGGGGCTGCTGGCCAGCAAGGAGGTGAATCCCGCGATCTTCAAGGAGGAAGCCGGGAAGGTGATCTACGACTACTCGGGCGGGGCGGGACAGTGCTTCAACCAGCTGCTGGCCGCCGGCATCACCTGGGTGTGGGCGGCGGTCGCGAGCTTCGTCCTCTTGAAAATCATCGATGCCCTGGTGGGCCTGCGTCCGACGGAGGCCGAGGAGAATCAGGGCCTGGACCTCACGCTTCACGGCGAGGCGGCTTATAATTAGAGGGAAAAGGAGATCCGCGGTGAAGAAAGTCGAAGCCATCATCAAGCCGTTCAAGCTCGACGAAGTGAAGAACGCCCTTTCGAAGATCGGCGTTCAGGGACTGACCGTCACCGAGGTCCGCGGCTTCGGGCGCCAGAAGGGCCACAAGGAACAGTACCGCGGCGCGGAGTACACGATCGACTTCGTGCCCAAGGTGAAAGTCGAGGTCGTCGTGGCCGACTCCGCCGTGGCCGGCGTCGTGGACGCCATCACCCGCGCCGCCCGCACGGGCGAGATCGGGGACGGCAAGATCTTCGTCTCGACGCTCGACGAGGCGATCCGCATCCGGACCGGGGAACGGGGCGAGGCCGCGGTCTAGGCGGCGGGGTTGACGGCGACCGACGGATCGATAGGATAAGGCACCTATGGACCGCATTCCCATGACGCGGGAGGGGTACGAGCAGATCCGCAGGAAACTCGACCACCTCAAGAACGTGGAACTTCCCCGCCTCCAGAAGGCGCTGGGAGAGGCGCGCGAGCTGGGGGATCTCTCCGAGAATTCGGAGTTCGACGCCGCGCGCTCCGAAATGTGGAACGTGGACCAGCAGATCGCGGAGCTGGAACAGAAGCTCGCCCTGGCCGACGTCATCGACCCCTCGGCTCTGAAACTCGACGCGATCGCCATCGGCGCGTTCGTGCGGGCGGAGGACCTGGAAACGCGCCGGAGGGAGGAGTTCCTGCTCGTGGGGGAAGGGGAAGTCCGCAACGACGTGGACACGGTCTCGGTCGTCTCCCCCCTCGGTCAGGCCTTCCTGGGCAAGAAGGTCGGGGACGTGGCCGAGGTCCAGGCGCCCCGGGGGCGGATCCGCTACCGGGTCCTCGAGTTCCGGTATGGCTAGTCGCGGCGGCCCTCCCGGGAAGCGCCGGCAGGCCCGCACGTACGCCTCGGCCGCCCGCTCGGGGCTGGACGCTCCGTTGCCGCGGATCGAGACGTGGGAGAACCAGTTCCCCCGGACCACGATCACCATCGTCGATCCGGAGTACAACGCCATCTGTCCCAAGACGGGCCTGCCGGATTTCGGGACGTTGACCGTCCAGTACGAGCCGGACCGGAAAGTGATCGAGCTGAAGTCCTTCAAGCTCTACATCACCGCCTTCCGGAACCTGGGGATCTTTTACGAGAACGCGGTCAACCGCGTGCTCCGGGACCTCGTGGCCGCGTGCGATCCCGTGTGGATGGCGGTGACGGGGGAGTTCGCCGCCCGCGGAGGCATCCGCACGCGCGTGGACGTGCGCTACGAGCGGGGGCGCTGAACGGCCGCCTCGGGGCCAACCGCGTCTCCCACCCGCACTTCCCCCGACGCGACCACGCGGGCGAGCAGGCCCCGGCGGTTTCCGATCCGCGCGCGCAGGCCCGGCCGCACGGAATCAATGAAGGCGCACGGCTCGCAGGGCTTGGTGATCTCGAGGACCGCCGAGCCCACGCGCAGAAGCGTGCCCGGCGCCAGCGCCGTCAGATCGATCCCCCGCGTGACGATGTTTTCGCGGACTTCGCCGGGGGACAGGCCGAAACGGTCGCAGTCCTCTTGCGCCATGAGGAGCACCTGGCGGGAGCTTCCGGGGCGCGCGTGGTGGTCCCCCTCGATGCCCAGCCCCGCGACGAGGCGCAGGCTCGGGCGCGCCTCCATCGGCCGCCGTCCCCCGGGACAGCGCTGGAGGTGGATCACGAGGGCCACCGGGCCATTATAGCGTCGGCCGGGCGGCACGTCCCTATTCGTCCCGGTCGCCTTCGGCCTTTTGGGTTCCCTCGCGCAGATGGCGCTCGATACGGTCGATTTCGAGGAGGAATTCCTCCCGGAATCCTGCGGAGACCGGCGGGCGGCGCGGAGTCCGGCCTCGGGTGCGCCGAGCGGGTTTCTTCTTTCTCATTCCTCGTTCTCCCCTTTCTTTTCGAGCGCTCCCGCCGGAGCCGCGTTATGGATCCGCCCGCCGGCGCCGTTGCCCGGCCCCGTGGGATCGGGTATCCTGCGGGCGAATGAAGCTGGATCCGGATCCGTCGCTCGGTCGCGCGCTTGAGATCGCCCGCGCCGTTCGGGACGCCGGGGGGCGCGCCTACCTGGTCGGGGGGCTGGTCCGCGACCGCGTTCGGGCGGCGCTTCTCGGGGAGCCGCCCTCGGAGGCGCGGGATTTGGATCTCGAAGTGTACGGCCTGCCGGGAAACGCCCTGCGCTCGCTTCTGGAGCGGTTCGGGCGGGTGGACACGGTGGGAGAATCGTTCCGGGTCTACAAGATCGGCGACGTGGACGTGAGCCTTCCGCGGCGCGACCAGAAGAGGGCTCCCGGCCACCGGGGCTTTACGATCGAGGGGGATCCGGACATGTCCGTGCGGGAGGCCAGTCGACGCCGGGATTTCACGATCAACGCGCTTCTCTGGGACCTCCTGACGGGGGAAGTGCTGGATCCGTGGGGCGGGATCGAGGACCTTCGCGCCCGGCGGCTGCGCGCGGTAGACCCCGCCACGTTCGGAGAGGATCCGCTCCGGGTGCTCCGGGCGATGCAGTTCGCGGCGCGCTTCGAGTTCGCGATCGATCCGGGGACCGTGGCCCTGGCGCGCGGCATCCCGCTCGAGGAGCTTCCGGCGGAGCGCCTCTGGGGGGAATTCGAGAAGCTGCTCCTCCGGGCGCGGCGCCCGTCGATCGGCCTGGCGGCGGGGCTCGAGATGGGCGTGATGGACCGGCTTTTTCCGGAACTTAAGGCTCTGGTAGGGTGTCCGCAGGAGCCGGCCTGGCATCCCGAGGGCGACGTGTGGGTCCACACGCTTCAGGCGGTGGACGTGGCCGCGGGTCTCGTCGAAGATCTTTCCTACCCCCGGAAGGCGGCGGTTCTTCTGGGAACGCTCTGTCACGACCTGGGAAAGCCGCCGACCACGCGGGTGATCGACGGCCGGATCCGGTCGCTTCATCACGAGGAGGAAGGCGTGCCGCCCGCGCGGCGGCTTCTGGACCGCCTGAATGTCCACACGCTGGACGGCTTCGACGTTCGACGGCAGGTCCTGGCGATTGTGGCCAATCACCTTAAACCGGGGC harbors:
- a CDS encoding P-II family nitrogen regulator: MKKVEAIIKPFKLDEVKNALSKIGVQGLTVTEVRGFGRQKGHKEQYRGAEYTIDFVPKVKVEVVVADSAVAGVVDAITRAARTGEIGDGKIFVSTLDEAIRIRTGERGEAAV
- the queF gene encoding preQ(1) synthase, translated to MASRGGPPGKRRQARTYASAARSGLDAPLPRIETWENQFPRTTITIVDPEYNAICPKTGLPDFGTLTVQYEPDRKVIELKSFKLYITAFRNLGIFYENAVNRVLRDLVAACDPVWMAVTGEFAARGGIRTRVDVRYERGR
- a CDS encoding ammonium transporter → MGIPRFLGALAVAAVGAAGPVSAWGQDPASLEKRVAELEAKAAAPVNSGDNAWMLVSCALVLMMTGPGLALFYGGLVRRKNVLSTMMHSMFLMGLMSLLWFLYGYSVAFADGNAVFGSPATYFMMRGVSASEPNATYAATIPHQTFMLFQLMFAIITPALISGAYAERIKFSAMVLFTLLWATVVYFPLAHMVWGNGGLFNWALGGKIPALDFAGGTVVHISSGVSALVCAVVVGRRLGYPGQPMPPHNVVYSMVGAALLWVGWFGFNAGSALSAGSGATSAFAATHFAAAAAAVSWAGAEWVLRGKPSALGAASGMVAGLVAVTPAAGFVTIPAAVAIGLVAGVVCYLAAAKLKYVLGYDDSLDAFGVHGVGGTLGAILTGLLASKEVNPAIFKEEAGKVIYDYSGGAGQCFNQLLAAGITWVWAAVASFVLLKIIDALVGLRPTEAEENQGLDLTLHGEAAYN
- a CDS encoding MOSC domain-containing protein: MALVIHLQRCPGGRRPMEARPSLRLVAGLGIEGDHHARPGSSRQVLLMAQEDCDRFGLSPGEVRENIVTRGIDLTALAPGTLLRVGSAVLEITKPCEPCAFIDSVRPGLRARIGNRRGLLARVVASGEVRVGDAVGPEAAVQRPRS
- the greA gene encoding transcription elongation factor GreA — its product is MDRIPMTREGYEQIRRKLDHLKNVELPRLQKALGEARELGDLSENSEFDAARSEMWNVDQQIAELEQKLALADVIDPSALKLDAIAIGAFVRAEDLETRRREEFLLVGEGEVRNDVDTVSVVSPLGQAFLGKKVGDVAEVQAPRGRIRYRVLEFRYG
- a CDS encoding HD domain-containing protein, whose product is MKLDPDPSLGRALEIARAVRDAGGRAYLVGGLVRDRVRAALLGEPPSEARDLDLEVYGLPGNALRSLLERFGRVDTVGESFRVYKIGDVDVSLPRRDQKRAPGHRGFTIEGDPDMSVREASRRRDFTINALLWDLLTGEVLDPWGGIEDLRARRLRAVDPATFGEDPLRVLRAMQFAARFEFAIDPGTVALARGIPLEELPAERLWGEFEKLLLRARRPSIGLAAGLEMGVMDRLFPELKALVGCPQEPAWHPEGDVWVHTLQAVDVAAGLVEDLSYPRKAAVLLGTLCHDLGKPPTTRVIDGRIRSLHHEEEGVPPARRLLDRLNVHTLDGFDVRRQVLAIVANHLKPGLFYRERDRLGDGAFRRLAAKCELDLLYRVAKADSLGRRAPGAPEPDAEAQEWFIRKARELAVEHGPPRPLLMGRHLLEMGVAPGPAMGRLLHEVYQLQLDGQVRTLEEAREAARRLLGVTPSEGSP